Genomic window (Nitrosophilus kaiyonis):
GTAACTCATTAGCCGATTTTATTGATGATGGAATAAAAGCATTAGAAGCTAGGGACTACAATAATGCTTTTAAATTTTTTAAAAAAGCATGCGATATTAGAGATGGATTAGGATGCAATGAAATTGGGTACATGTATTTTAAAGGCAAAGGAGTTAAAAGAGATTCTTTTAAAGCTGTTGAATTTTATAAAAAAGCATGTAATCTTAAAAATGGACGAGGATGCAACAATCTTGGAGTCATGTATGAGCTAGGCAAAGGAGTCAAAAAAAATCCCTTTAAAGCTGCAAAATTTTATCATAAGGCTTGTAATTTGAAAAATGGAGGAGGATGCTATGGACTTGGACGTTTATATGAAATAGGTAGAGGGGTTAAAAGAAACCCTTTTAAAGCCGTTGAACTTTTTGAAAAAGCATGTAAACTTTGGAATGGACAAGGATGTAGTAATCTTGGTGTTATGTATTTAGATGGGAAAGTAGTAAAAAAAGACCCTTTTAAAGCTGTGAAACTTTTCCAAAAAGCTTGTAATCTTTGGAATGGAGAAGGATGCTATAATCTTGCTCTTATGTATGAATTTGGTATAGGAGTAAAGAAAGATATTTCGAAAGCTATTATGTACTACGGAAATGCATGTGATTTAAAAGTAGAAGAAGGCTGTGAAAATTATGCAAGATTAAAATAGTTTAATATTTGACATATCATCATTTTGGTTCCTTTTAATTAAAATTTTATAAAATTTTTAAATATATATCATTTTAGCGAAAAAAAAGTTGTTAGGAAGAAATATTAGTTATTTGTTCTGACAGAAACAATATTTATTTTAATAATAAGTAGCAAATATAATCATAAGTTAGATTGTATTCCTTATGTCAATAAATAGTGTAATTAGTTCGTATCCCACTGCTATTATTCAAACTTCATAAAAAAATACTATAATAAATACTATTTATGTAATGATATAACTTTAATTTCCAATAATGGGTAGCAATAGGGTAGCAAAACTACTTTATTTATTTCCTTAAAAAGCCCTATTAAGTCCTATTTTATAGAAGATTTTTGAGATTTTTTAATTGGTGGAGGTGTCGGGAATCGAACCCGAGTCCAGAAACAACCGATATTAGGCCTCTACATGCTTAGTAGCGCTGATTAATCTCGATTTACAAAGGCTCAGCGCCCAAAGCCTTTGTAAATCCAGCCTAAAGGTGTCGATAAGCAGCTAGGCAACTGCTTATCCAAGCCCTCTATTTTGTGACCCCGCAAAATCCTAACTCAGAGGGCAGAGTTAGGTGCGAGGGACCAAAATTCGTTAAACTTACGCAGCTACAGCGTAAGCTGGTCTATAATCTGTATTGTTTGCGTCTATTTTTTTGAGGAGTTTTTACGGCATTCCTCAAGCCGGCATGCAGCCTAATACCGACTGCTCCTGTCGAAGCCAAGTCACCCCCATTACGGGGCTTAGCTCTTAATTTAGGAGTTTATCAGTTCCTTAATCTTTTCTGAAAGCTTGCATATTTTATCAATTTTTTCTTTATTTGTCAAATCTTGTAACAAAATCTTAACAAATGCACTTCCAACAATAACACCATCTACATTTTTAGCTTTTTCTTTTGCTGTTTTTTCATTAACTCCAAAACCTATGAAAACTGGAGTTGAGGTGTGTTTTTTAATATTTTCTATAACTTCAGAAATATCCTCTTTTTTTTCACTTCCTGTTATTCCAGCATACGCAACAAGATAGATAAATTTTTTTGAATCTTTTACAATAGTTTTGATTCTATCTTCATCATCTGTTGGAGCTACAAAACCAATCAATGCTATATTTGCTTCATCAAATAAAGCTCTATAGCTTAAAGACTCTTCATAAGGCAAATCTGGAATAATAAAACCACTAACTCCAAGTTTTTTAGCTTCATTTATAAAATAATCAACTCCTTTATGGTAAAAAGGGTTAAAATATCCCATCCATAAAGTATCAATTTTGTTAGCAATTTTTTCACTTATATATAAAGTATCTTTTATTCTAAATCCATTTTTCAATGCTCTAACATTTGCTTCTTCAATTATAGGACCATCAGCAACAGGGTCTGAAAATGGAATGCCTAGCTCAATAGAGTCTACTCCATTTTCTTTCATAGCCAAAGCTAAATCTATTGTAAATTCTCTATCTGGAAGGG
Coding sequences:
- a CDS encoding tetratricopeptide repeat protein; its protein translation is MDFSSILKKISLFAIIFVASNSLADFIDDGIKALEARDYNNAFKFFKKACDIRDGLGCNEIGYMYFKGKGVKRDSFKAVEFYKKACNLKNGRGCNNLGVMYELGKGVKKNPFKAAKFYHKACNLKNGGGCYGLGRLYEIGRGVKRNPFKAVELFEKACKLWNGQGCSNLGVMYLDGKVVKKDPFKAVKLFQKACNLWNGEGCYNLALMYEFGIGVKKDISKAIMYYGNACDLKVEEGCENYARLK
- the trpA gene encoding tryptophan synthase subunit alpha, whose amino-acid sequence is MKKLVAYITSALPDREFTIDLALAMKENGVDSIELGIPFSDPVADGPIIEEANVRALKNGFRIKDTLYISEKIANKIDTLWMGYFNPFYHKGVDYFINEAKKLGVSGFIIPDLPYEESLSYRALFDEANIALIGFVAPTDDEDRIKTIVKDSKKFIYLVAYAGITGSEKKEDISEVIENIKKHTSTPVFIGFGVNEKTAKEKAKNVDGVIVGSAFVKILLQDLTNKEKIDKICKLSEKIKELINS